The Rhizobium viscosum genomic sequence TGCTGCCATCAGGCGCCGTTCTCTGGGCAGGCTATACGCATGCCTTCCGCCGCTCGGGCCTGACTGCCATCCAGGCCAGCGCGCTGATCGCCATCTGGTCCTTCCTGATCATGGCTGCCCTTGCGCTGGTCTTCGGCATCTCGCTGCCGCAGGCTCCGCTTCCGGAAATCGGCCTGCAGATTCTGAGCCAGGGCATTCTTTCCGGTCTCGTTGCCATGGTCGCCTATGGCACGGCGGTGCGCACCCTGGGCGGAACGCAGGCTGCCGCCTTTACAGCACTGACGCCGGTGCTGGCCACGCTCGGCGGCGGCTTCCTGCTCGGCGAGCAGATGGGCCTTGCCGAAATCAGTGCCGCCGTGATCACCGGCATCGGTGTCGCGCTTTCGACCGGCATCGCTGCCAAGCGCCGCTGAGCATTCGCCCAAAACAAAAGCCGCCGACAGCGATCCGCTGCGGCGGCTTTTTGTATACCTGTAGTTTGTCCTAAGCTTCAGGCTGTCGCCTGGATGACGACGACCCTGGCGCCGACTTCGACGCGGCTGTAGAGGTCGATCACATCGTGGTTCATCATGCGAATGCAGCCGCTCGACATGGCAAGGCCGATCGATTGCGGCTGGTTGGTGCCGTGAATGCGGAAATGCGTATCGTTGCCGCCGCGATAGAGATATATGGCGCGCGCACCGAGCGGATTGTTCGGGCCGCCCGGCATGCCGCCGGCGAGCCTGCGATAACGCTCCTCGCGGCGCTGCATGTTTTCCGTCGGCGTCCAGCTCGGCCATTCCGCCTTGCGGCCGACATAGGCATTGCCGGCAAAGGCGAGACCCTCACGGCCGACTCCGACGCCGTAACGCATCGCCCTGCCGTCACCGAGTATGTAATAGGCGCGCCGCGCCGGCGTATCGATGACGATCGTGCCCGGCGCATAACCGTTTTGATAGACCACTTCCGTGCGGCGCAGCTCCGGCTTGATTTGGTCGATCGGCACTTGCTTCAGCGGAAATTCTTCATCCGGAAGTGCGGCATAATTGGTCTGGCTGTTCAGAGTGGTCGAAGAGCAACCGGCGGCAAAAAGGGGCAGAGCGATCAGGAAGCCCCGGCGCGAGATCGTCATGAATGTGTCCTTAGCGCGTCAAGAAGATATCGCAAGCTAAGGAGATTATGGTTAATGAAATGCTAAACCGACGCGGTAATCAGAGATAACGAATGCGTTATCAGGTATAAGCAGCGCGTTACTCGACGATTGCCTGAGAATTACACGACAGCGCAGACAAATTCTCATCGCCGTTTCGGCGCCGGATTTACGGCGCCGAAAACCACCCGACCTTACATATTCGGATAGACCGGCCCCTCGCCGCCTTGCGGGGGGACCCAGTTGATGTTCTGGTTAGGATCCTTGATGTCGCAGGTCTTGCAGTGGACGCAGTTCTGGGCGTTGATGACGAAGGTTTCTTCGCCGTCCTTTTCCACCCATTCATAGACCCCGGCCGGACAGTAGCGGGTCGACGGGCCGGCATAAATGCCGAGCTCGGACGATTTCTGCAGCGCCATGTCCTTCACCTGCAGATGGACCGGCTGGTCCTCCTCGTGGTTGGTATTCGACAGGAAGACGGAAGACAGGCGATCGAAGGTCAGGACGCCATCCGGCTTCGGATAGTCGATCTTCTTGTGCTGGGAGGCCGGCTCCAGCGAGGCGGCATCGGTCTTGCCGTGACCGAGCGTGCCGAAAAACGAGAAGCCGAAGAGCTGGTTGGTCCACATATCGAGACCGCCGAGTGCGACACCGAGGGCCGTGCCGAACTTCGACCAGAGCGGCTTGACGTTGCGCACGCGCTTCAGATCCTTGCCGATATCGCTCTTGCGCCAGTCGGTCTCGATCTCGGCTACCTCGTCATTGGCGCGGCCTGACGCAATCGCCGCGGCGATGCGGTCGGCGGCCATCATGCCCGAGAGCACGGCATTGTGGCTGCCCTTGATGCGCGGCACGTTGACGAAGCCCGCCGAACAGCCGATCAGCGCGCCGCCGGGGAAGGAGAGCTTCGGCACTGACTGGTAGCCGCCCTCGGTGATGGCGCGAGCGCCATAGGAGAGGCGCTTGCCGCCCTCGAAGGTGCTGCGGATGGCCGGATGCGTCTTGAAGCGCTGGAATTCCTCGAAGGGGTAGAGATAGGGGTTCTTGTAATTCAGGTGGACGACGAAGCCGACGGCCACGAGATTGTCTTCCAGGTGATAGAGGAACGAGCCGCCACCGGTCGACATGCCGAGCGGCCAGCCGAAGGAGTGCTGCACGAGGCCCTGCTTGTGGTTCTCCGGCTTGACCTGC encodes the following:
- a CDS encoding L,D-transpeptidase; the encoded protein is MTISRRGFLIALPLFAAGCSSTTLNSQTNYAALPDEEFPLKQVPIDQIKPELRRTEVVYQNGYAPGTIVIDTPARRAYYILGDGRAMRYGVGVGREGLAFAGNAYVGRKAEWPSWTPTENMQRREERYRRLAGGMPGGPNNPLGARAIYLYRGGNDTHFRIHGTNQPQSIGLAMSSGCIRMMNHDVIDLYSRVEVGARVVVIQATA
- a CDS encoding electron transfer flavoprotein-ubiquinone oxidoreductase, which codes for MTEMTELPERESMEFDVVIVGAGPAGLSAAIRLKQVNPELSVVVLEKGSEVGAHILSGAVVDPIGIDRLLPGWRQEPDHPFKTEVKDDHFLLLGPAGSIRLPNIMMPPLMSNHGNYIVSLGNVCRWLATKAEELGVEIYPGFAATEVLYNDEGAVIGVATGDMGIEKNGEPGPNYARGMALMGKYVLVGEGVRGSLAKQLIAKFDLQKDRQPQKFGIGLKELWQVKPENHKQGLVQHSFGWPLGMSTGGGSFLYHLEDNLVAVGFVVHLNYKNPYLYPFEEFQRFKTHPAIRSTFEGGKRLSYGARAITEGGYQSVPKLSFPGGALIGCSAGFVNVPRIKGSHNAVLSGMMAADRIAAAIASGRANDEVAEIETDWRKSDIGKDLKRVRNVKPLWSKFGTALGVALGGLDMWTNQLFGFSFFGTLGHGKTDAASLEPASQHKKIDYPKPDGVLTFDRLSSVFLSNTNHEEDQPVHLQVKDMALQKSSELGIYAGPSTRYCPAGVYEWVEKDGEETFVINAQNCVHCKTCDIKDPNQNINWVPPQGGEGPVYPNM